The Sedimentisphaera salicampi genome includes a region encoding these proteins:
- a CDS encoding M6 family metalloprotease domain-containing protein — MVKRIFSLMVVMFVSAAVFAAPYNGGVFKVRQPDGSVVKVRGYGDEFYGRFESLDGYTLTNDEDGMLVYADISQDGTELKPLDVRYNPNEPTDTSLTEFRNSTAAANNNGVFPESLDIKSDVIRKIRLNQIDKYEADQYMIPAEQGLQKESVQQLPYDPETFEPKYYRPVTGEIEGLTIVVEFSDITGDIPVSAEELGEGEQRCVENFCNMVGYGADGNNGSVRDYYYGVSNGKLTYTNQVVGYYTAENDFSYYNNGPGSARGLIREALNGLSDQIDVSTLTIDPTTEEVQALNIMYAGNRPNEWGAGLWPHKWNLSAGGGETVTIDGATFDVYEITDMGTTEDPAMEIGTFCHENGHMLCGYPDLYDYGYESSGIGSYGLMAGGSYGGNGANPMAINGYFRWLSGWEIPQYLTNKSEGHLHTALGSEMQATEAPEEDWETFEDYQGNIFVFMNEENLEEFFVIENIINSGRKGSAADSGLAVWHVDEGKGGYGANDQEHMTPDKHYHVSLEQADGRFDLEKGIGQGDGTDLFGAPQFPKFFAEQNVQPNSVWWNGEPSGLSLYEISEPDGEVTFYAEISPKYARIVRPSGADPTDMANEVERFKTIQEAFEAAQSGDDIYVADGFEYYEFLDTVGKSLSVYAEAADPNDPNDDDWQDYMDDYESVPVEPTSVAFNIDYMDYDPDMVDDPNEIPSLTVSQGEQVRFEDFGFKGHPYSAIEVSGNSLVSFENCSFDNHGTGAPKEVLDDTGQFTLDPETGDPLLAPSIEYNDFSDNSNAIVLRDGNVELSDCQFSGNIGRGEGGSCIYGEGQSSVIAENTEFTGNTSKTDAGAVFLKDGYVELSACMFEENEARFNGGSICLESVDDNSIIRDSEFASNSVNIYGGALYSSDCSIEFINNLLYDCTSNWYGGAVYFDSPHAQNSVINCTFDNNDGLVAGGAIYLTGAAEESLFYNNIFSNTPGYAVYEAAAGIDVKLRNNLFFKNGADYWDENVVGYIGASQLNSPAMRDSKGNMDDDPMYVEGYLGEHYLSNEGAGQILDQYNRLAADWGSSATSPCVDAGYGEPSDYDIGSLSTRTDNAADGNKMVDIGYHYTDPNQVYDGAFRVSINVSPEEGGEAAGNFIQSDNPSGQEYVYDFDPADPNNFNVKPFQQVVLEVTADSAYMFEKWLDEDGEQMTEILGDGDPNSDFYAFYDENGQPMYVDNEVGGEPYKIVMTIDQHRDFFAELVKQRVELTVYVKSGNGTVYQDGELKPVKEYAKGEVVDLRAEPAESEHKVQWTGTDNDASLSLTNQVTVREQQQVVEVEFYQPNVWTVGMQADSSFSDSLRNIITNPSFEDGDVVQVMPGEYAWDDNTYPDTGWNINIDRPVVIEGATGNPDDVSIRDGRWVFWDVGRNTIIRNMTFDHTGQTYSTVTNYNGKTPENPFFNGDNGTPGGGSIMRFCSLFIPDYEWQSYGNSYYPVLTQGPEEGKWITASPTIENCNFINATFDVANGSNGASDDSNFGEGGWPGYTLGGALTISDFCEPRFVNCTFEGCEIQGGHGGNGSGIAGYGGMWDSPENPAFGYDDDDIYGAGNVGFPRFVLPFHKRGVFYETYQIAGDDGIEEIDVLGGEDYPAPVDEQFLTYSYYNSYGHAIYGNFSSIEPKASYGGRGGAAYIGIGARPEFISCEFIENNSQSGSSGIRGGTAASPEHHWRVPSFGGAVFCDARSEPLFENCLFRDNIANYEIPTTHPDGGEIEDDNSYMSYGGAVYANRNSLPVFRNCRFEGNEAVVGGAICVDNIGVINNETDQIENLIVEDCIFTGNISSVGGAVTSTGGSQSRYEFLSEDPLFPGIGPLVYTDDQGNQYEVYRWNFAVDQNEDPITGDPWGPKLNETVSHSAGFSAFIRNNFTENTANLFITDIRTTYTDDEGNVLDPVDIGEYSRAGLGGALALFTSKNQIVDCQLSENVSGGFGGGMYISGKTLTDVLETTEYRSTYLRNVLMNNNYSAFGGGGLCSSKYSDPQLINCTLADNVVTSSTGKGGGILATNDSYVSAINSIFHGNLSSNGAQIAVNEVNEGEPSTADIRYSLIEEGNVEQAPIDMGIEAVRPVRNPAESSYSISDQEILLESETDLYDFDPEEYGNDFSSSLIEMGFTVNFYEQTTNSVFVNENGCLSFWQALSEIQNYLLSSDLGTPVIAPFHADVDTSRGNTAKAARGTARVITEDGSYIDTKVFAVTWNEVGYYESHLDKVNKFQVVLIDRSDRGENDFDIEFNYDQIEWETGDDQNGTDGLGGNSAVVGFSDGTGTPGNFYELSGSGQPSSFLDNSTTALIARSRNSNAMGRLVFRVEDGQPHIKYGSPVYTNGSSKINYNADFDRWDPAANNIVGDPVWAQEGVYYLNKKSIAIDPNKPESPCFDKGAGNARDYDIYRHTTTTDNELDTDRVDIGYHYVLPTTEGLEGDFNFDGVISQFEAVESMAEYWLDDCYAPYWCHGRDLNEDGIVNTLDRTAMANLSEVDSVAPQPLYGENGDLVEQDFTEDQPRRMTWETKPISNGSGVGEIRMVASLTTDNCIGSVEYQFQMTYPETKIARDWDTSREFLDTGLNVGDEYSYRCRARDAQGNETKWSLAGRTVAGDDSTPPITDLNAENIYKSKWALSETGMLLSPHVVNVAGGMADIKMVAVEATDENGVEYYFECTSGNGHDSGWIEEPEYIDTDLPVGELYTYRVRTRDLSRNFNLGEWSDEASAFASIENIIDTEPPAPLSYIIGADIVEGEYLIWDDYVYHTITALTDSIDISQPVWYQFICLTNSSLSSPKLIPGGIIMFDSSGERLDPQENADLIAEEIENMKGEAAFADEGDQGGTVTWTVPIGPTGTTSRWKVICGDAEGNTYTLDEQEQIVIIRSFGIELNLDDVERDQLVINPDDQEDDNADDTDNTDNTDNTDDTTGGTDEGGTGL; from the coding sequence ATGGTTAAGCGAATATTTTCGTTAATGGTTGTAATGTTTGTCTCAGCGGCTGTTTTTGCAGCTCCGTATAATGGAGGCGTTTTCAAGGTTCGCCAGCCCGACGGCAGCGTAGTCAAGGTTAGAGGATACGGCGACGAATTCTACGGCCGGTTTGAGAGCCTTGACGGATACACCCTGACTAACGACGAAGATGGTATGCTGGTTTATGCGGATATCAGTCAGGACGGCACAGAGCTCAAACCTCTTGATGTCAGATACAATCCTAACGAACCTACAGATACCTCTCTTACGGAATTCCGGAACAGTACGGCCGCTGCGAACAATAACGGGGTTTTCCCTGAAAGTCTTGATATAAAATCAGACGTTATAAGGAAAATCCGTCTGAATCAGATTGATAAATACGAGGCCGACCAATATATGATCCCCGCTGAGCAGGGGCTTCAGAAAGAGTCAGTCCAGCAGCTGCCTTACGATCCTGAAACATTCGAGCCCAAATATTACAGGCCAGTTACAGGCGAAATAGAAGGGCTTACTATTGTTGTGGAATTCTCCGATATTACCGGTGATATACCAGTCTCAGCGGAAGAACTTGGCGAAGGCGAGCAGAGATGCGTTGAAAATTTCTGTAATATGGTCGGCTACGGCGCAGACGGGAATAACGGCTCTGTCAGAGATTATTATTACGGCGTTTCAAACGGAAAACTCACCTACACAAATCAGGTGGTAGGTTATTATACTGCTGAAAACGATTTTTCTTACTACAACAACGGGCCGGGCAGCGCCAGAGGGCTTATTAGAGAGGCTCTAAACGGCCTTTCAGACCAGATTGATGTTTCCACGCTTACAATAGACCCAACTACAGAAGAAGTTCAGGCTTTGAATATTATGTACGCCGGCAACAGACCCAACGAATGGGGAGCAGGGCTCTGGCCGCACAAGTGGAATTTGAGTGCTGGCGGAGGAGAAACTGTAACAATAGACGGCGCTACATTCGATGTTTACGAAATAACCGATATGGGCACGACAGAAGACCCTGCTATGGAAATTGGTACGTTCTGCCATGAGAACGGCCATATGCTTTGCGGTTATCCTGATCTGTATGATTACGGATATGAATCCAGCGGAATAGGCTCCTACGGGCTTATGGCCGGCGGTTCATACGGCGGTAACGGGGCCAATCCAATGGCAATTAACGGTTATTTCCGCTGGCTCAGCGGCTGGGAAATACCCCAGTACCTCACAAATAAAAGTGAGGGGCATCTGCATACAGCATTAGGCAGTGAGATGCAGGCCACAGAAGCCCCGGAAGAAGACTGGGAAACATTTGAAGATTATCAGGGCAATATCTTTGTATTTATGAACGAAGAAAATCTTGAAGAGTTCTTCGTTATTGAAAATATTATCAATTCCGGCAGAAAAGGCTCTGCTGCAGACAGCGGCCTTGCTGTATGGCATGTTGATGAAGGCAAGGGCGGATATGGTGCTAACGATCAGGAGCATATGACTCCGGATAAGCATTATCATGTTTCCCTTGAGCAGGCCGACGGAAGATTTGATCTCGAAAAGGGGATTGGTCAGGGTGATGGAACTGATTTATTCGGCGCTCCGCAATTCCCGAAATTTTTTGCTGAGCAGAATGTCCAGCCAAATTCAGTGTGGTGGAACGGCGAACCCTCAGGCTTGAGCCTTTATGAAATATCAGAGCCTGATGGAGAGGTTACTTTCTATGCTGAAATATCTCCTAAATATGCGAGGATAGTTCGCCCCAGCGGCGCAGACCCAACTGATATGGCCAATGAGGTTGAAAGATTTAAGACTATTCAGGAAGCATTTGAAGCTGCTCAAAGCGGAGATGATATCTATGTTGCAGACGGATTTGAATATTATGAATTCCTTGATACGGTAGGCAAGAGCCTCTCTGTATATGCTGAAGCAGCAGATCCAAACGACCCGAACGATGATGACTGGCAGGATTATATGGATGATTACGAGTCCGTACCTGTAGAGCCTACAAGCGTAGCTTTCAATATTGACTATATGGACTACGATCCTGATATGGTTGATGACCCTAATGAAATACCTTCTCTTACCGTTTCACAGGGTGAGCAGGTGAGATTTGAAGATTTTGGATTTAAAGGTCATCCTTATTCAGCGATTGAAGTTTCAGGTAATTCGCTGGTTTCATTTGAAAACTGTTCATTTGACAACCATGGAACTGGGGCACCTAAAGAGGTGCTGGATGATACAGGCCAGTTCACTTTAGATCCGGAAACAGGGGACCCTCTGTTAGCCCCCTCAATCGAATACAATGATTTTTCAGATAATTCAAATGCAATTGTCCTGAGAGATGGTAACGTAGAGCTTAGTGATTGCCAGTTCTCCGGCAACATCGGCAGGGGAGAAGGCGGTTCGTGCATTTACGGCGAAGGCCAGTCTTCTGTAATAGCAGAGAACACAGAATTTACAGGAAATACTTCCAAGACCGATGCAGGTGCAGTTTTCCTGAAAGACGGATATGTCGAATTATCTGCTTGCATGTTTGAAGAGAACGAAGCCAGATTCAACGGAGGAAGCATCTGCCTTGAGTCGGTAGATGATAACAGCATAATAAGAGATTCTGAGTTTGCATCAAACAGCGTAAATATCTACGGCGGTGCATTATACAGCTCAGACTGTTCGATTGAATTTATAAACAACCTCCTTTACGACTGCACCTCAAACTGGTACGGCGGAGCTGTATATTTCGATTCTCCCCATGCACAGAATTCTGTAATAAACTGTACATTTGATAATAACGACGGCCTCGTGGCAGGCGGAGCGATATACCTCACGGGCGCTGCTGAAGAGAGCCTCTTCTACAACAATATTTTCTCCAACACTCCGGGCTACGCAGTTTATGAAGCTGCTGCCGGCATTGATGTGAAGCTCAGGAACAATCTCTTCTTCAAAAACGGAGCTGATTACTGGGATGAAAACGTAGTGGGATATATTGGAGCCTCTCAGCTAAACTCTCCGGCTATGCGCGATTCAAAAGGGAATATGGATGATGATCCTATGTATGTTGAGGGCTATCTCGGAGAACACTACCTGAGCAATGAAGGCGCAGGGCAGATTCTCGATCAGTACAACAGGTTAGCCGCAGACTGGGGCAGCTCAGCTACAAGCCCTTGCGTGGATGCAGGCTACGGCGAACCATCAGACTACGATATTGGCAGTTTATCTACAAGAACGGACAATGCTGCTGATGGCAATAAAATGGTTGATATCGGATACCACTACACCGATCCGAATCAGGTTTATGACGGCGCTTTCAGGGTGTCTATCAATGTTTCGCCGGAAGAAGGCGGCGAGGCGGCTGGAAACTTTATCCAGTCTGATAATCCCTCAGGTCAGGAATACGTTTACGATTTCGACCCTGCCGATCCAAACAACTTCAACGTGAAGCCTTTCCAGCAGGTAGTCCTTGAAGTAACGGCAGACAGCGCATATATGTTCGAAAAATGGCTCGATGAAGACGGCGAGCAGATGACGGAAATCCTTGGAGACGGAGACCCGAATTCCGATTTCTATGCATTCTACGATGAAAACGGCCAGCCGATGTATGTTGATAACGAGGTTGGCGGTGAGCCCTACAAGATTGTTATGACTATCGATCAGCACAGGGATTTCTTCGCTGAACTGGTTAAGCAGAGAGTAGAGCTCACTGTTTACGTTAAGAGCGGAAACGGTACGGTCTATCAGGACGGCGAGCTTAAGCCGGTTAAAGAATACGCAAAAGGCGAAGTGGTAGATTTGAGAGCCGAGCCGGCCGAATCTGAGCATAAAGTTCAGTGGACAGGCACAGACAACGACGCCTCACTGAGCCTGACAAATCAGGTAACCGTGAGAGAACAGCAGCAGGTTGTGGAAGTAGAATTCTATCAGCCGAACGTCTGGACGGTTGGTATGCAGGCGGACAGCAGCTTCTCTGATTCACTCAGAAACATAATCACCAATCCGAGCTTTGAAGATGGTGATGTGGTTCAGGTTATGCCGGGCGAATATGCTTGGGATGATAACACATATCCCGATACGGGATGGAATATAAATATTGACAGGCCGGTGGTTATTGAAGGTGCTACGGGCAATCCGGATGATGTTTCAATTAGAGACGGACGCTGGGTTTTCTGGGATGTAGGCAGGAATACCATCATAAGAAATATGACCTTCGACCATACCGGTCAGACATACAGTACAGTAACAAACTACAATGGTAAAACGCCTGAGAACCCCTTCTTTAATGGTGATAACGGAACACCTGGGGGCGGGTCTATTATGAGATTCTGCTCTCTCTTTATCCCGGACTACGAATGGCAGTCTTACGGCAACAGCTACTACCCCGTATTAACCCAGGGACCGGAAGAAGGCAAATGGATTACTGCATCTCCGACTATAGAGAACTGCAATTTCATAAATGCAACTTTCGATGTCGCAAACGGCAGTAATGGCGCGTCTGATGATTCTAATTTCGGTGAAGGCGGCTGGCCCGGATATACGCTCGGCGGAGCCCTTACTATAAGCGATTTCTGCGAACCGAGATTCGTAAACTGCACCTTCGAGGGCTGTGAAATCCAAGGCGGACATGGCGGAAACGGCTCAGGTATTGCCGGATACGGCGGAATGTGGGATTCTCCAGAAAATCCAGCATTCGGTTATGATGACGATGATATTTATGGAGCAGGAAATGTAGGTTTCCCAAGATTTGTTCTGCCTTTCCATAAACGCGGCGTCTTTTATGAAACTTATCAGATTGCCGGGGATGATGGGATTGAAGAAATAGATGTTCTTGGCGGAGAGGATTACCCTGCACCGGTAGACGAACAATTTTTGACATATTCTTACTATAACTCATACGGCCATGCTATCTATGGAAACTTCTCTTCAATAGAGCCGAAAGCCAGCTATGGCGGACGAGGCGGCGCTGCATACATTGGTATCGGCGCAAGGCCTGAGTTTATATCCTGCGAGTTTATAGAAAATAATTCACAGAGCGGTTCAAGCGGCATTCGAGGCGGTACAGCGGCAAGCCCTGAACACCATTGGAGAGTCCCTTCATTCGGCGGAGCTGTATTCTGCGATGCAAGGAGTGAGCCGCTGTTTGAAAACTGCCTGTTCAGGGATAATATCGCAAACTACGAAATTCCAACCACTCACCCCGACGGCGGAGAAATCGAAGACGATAACAGCTATATGAGCTACGGCGGTGCTGTTTATGCAAACAGAAATTCTCTGCCTGTGTTCCGTAATTGCCGGTTTGAAGGCAATGAAGCGGTAGTCGGCGGTGCGATTTGCGTGGATAATATCGGCGTTATCAACAACGAAACCGATCAGATAGAAAATCTCATTGTCGAAGACTGCATATTTACAGGCAACATCTCATCTGTGGGCGGTGCTGTAACGAGTACCGGAGGGTCTCAAAGCAGATATGAATTCCTGTCTGAAGACCCGCTTTTCCCGGGTATCGGGCCTTTGGTTTATACCGACGATCAGGGTAATCAGTACGAGGTTTACAGATGGAATTTTGCTGTTGACCAGAATGAAGACCCGATCACAGGTGATCCTTGGGGGCCGAAACTCAATGAGACAGTGTCTCATTCTGCAGGTTTCAGTGCATTTATTCGAAACAATTTCACTGAAAATACTGCCAATCTGTTTATTACTGATATAAGAACCACTTATACTGATGACGAAGGGAATGTATTAGATCCGGTAGATATTGGAGAATACAGCAGGGCAGGTCTCGGCGGGGCCTTGGCATTGTTTACCAGCAAGAACCAGATTGTTGACTGCCAGCTCAGCGAGAATGTCAGCGGCGGCTTCGGCGGCGGTATGTATATCTCAGGCAAAACGCTAACTGATGTGTTAGAGACTACAGAATACAGATCAACATATCTGCGTAATGTGCTGATGAATAACAACTACTCCGCATTCGGCGGCGGCGGATTGTGCTCCAGCAAATACTCAGACCCGCAGCTTATAAACTGCACACTGGCTGATAATGTAGTTACAAGCTCAACCGGTAAGGGCGGCGGAATTCTTGCCACCAACGACAGCTACGTTTCAGCTATAAACAGCATTTTCCATGGCAACCTCAGCTCTAACGGCGCTCAGATTGCGGTTAATGAGGTGAATGAAGGAGAGCCTTCCACAGCGGATATAAGGTACAGCCTTATTGAAGAAGGCAACGTGGAGCAGGCTCCGATAGATATGGGAATTGAAGCTGTAAGGCCTGTTAGAAATCCTGCGGAATCTTCATACAGCATCTCTGATCAGGAAATCCTTCTCGAATCCGAGACTGACCTGTACGATTTCGATCCAGAAGAATACGGCAACGACTTCTCTTCCTCGCTGATAGAGATGGGCTTCACTGTAAACTTCTACGAGCAGACTACAAATAGCGTGTTCGTTAATGAAAACGGCTGCCTGTCTTTCTGGCAGGCTCTCTCTGAGATACAAAATTATCTTCTCAGCAGCGACTTGGGCACGCCGGTAATAGCGCCTTTCCATGCAGATGTTGATACCAGCAGAGGCAATACTGCCAAAGCTGCCCGCGGAACAGCACGCGTGATTACTGAAGACGGCTCCTACATCGACACTAAGGTGTTTGCAGTAACATGGAATGAAGTGGGGTATTATGAATCCCATCTGGATAAAGTGAACAAGTTCCAGGTTGTTTTAATAGACAGAAGCGACCGCGGCGAGAACGATTTCGATATCGAATTCAACTACGACCAGATCGAATGGGAGACCGGCGACGACCAGAACGGAACCGACGGACTCGGCGGAAATTCCGCAGTGGTAGGTTTCTCTGATGGAACCGGAACCCCGGGCAATTTCTACGAACTCAGCGGAAGCGGACAGCCAAGCTCCTTCCTCGATAACAGCACAACTGCTCTTATCGCACGTTCAAGAAACAGCAATGCAATGGGGCGTCTTGTATTCCGTGTTGAAGACGGCCAGCCGCATATCAAATACGGCAGCCCTGTTTACACCAACGGAAGCTCAAAGATAAACTACAACGCAGATTTCGACAGATGGGATCCGGCAGCGAATAATATCGTCGGCGACCCTGTCTGGGCGCAGGAAGGCGTGTATTATCTGAATAAGAAATCTATAGCAATAGACCCGAACAAGCCTGAGAGCCCCTGTTTCGATAAGGGTGCAGGCAATGCAAGGGATTATGATATCTACAGGCATACCACAACCACCGACAACGAGCTTGATACTGACCGCGTTGATATCGGCTACCACTATGTCCTTCCAACAACAGAAGGCCTTGAGGGCGATTTCAATTTCGACGGCGTGATAAGTCAGTTTGAGGCTGTAGAGTCTATGGCGGAATACTGGCTCGACGACTGCTACGCTCCATACTGGTGCCACGGACGCGACCTGAACGAAGACGGCATTGTGAACACTCTCGACAGAACGGCAATGGCAAACCTCAGCGAGGTGGACTCTGTGGCTCCGCAGCCTCTTTATGGGGAGAACGGAGATCTCGTAGAACAGGACTTTACTGAAGACCAGCCGCGCAGAATGACTTGGGAAACCAAGCCTATATCAAACGGCTCAGGCGTTGGCGAGATTCGTATGGTTGCAAGCCTTACGACAGACAACTGCATCGGCTCTGTAGAGTATCAGTTCCAGATGACATACCCAGAAACGAAGATTGCAAGGGACTGGGACACATCAAGAGAGTTCCTCGATACCGGCCTCAACGTAGGGGATGAATATTCATACCGCTGCAGGGCAAGAGATGCTCAGGGCAATGAAACCAAGTGGTCTCTCGCGGGCAGGACAGTTGCAGGCGACGATTCTACGCCTCCGATTACCGATCTGAATGCTGAAAATATCTATAAGTCTAAATGGGCTCTCTCAGAGACCGGTATGCTTCTCAGCCCGCACGTAGTGAACGTAGCAGGCGGTATGGCAGATATCAAGATGGTAGCTGTTGAAGCGACAGACGAAAACGGCGTTGAATACTACTTCGAATGCACAAGCGGCAACGGACACGACAGCGGCTGGATCGAAGAGCCTGAATACATCGATACTGACCTGCCGGTTGGTGAGCTCTATACTTACAGAGTACGCACAAGAGACCTCTCCAGAAACTTCAACCTCGGAGAATGGTCTGATGAGGCCTCTGCATTTGCAAGCATTGAAAACATAATTGATACCGAGCCGCCGGCTCCTCTGAGCTACATAATAGGCGCTGATATAGTTGAGGGCGAATACCTGATATGGGATGATTATGTATATCACACTATCACCGCTTTAACAGATTCGATTGATATATCTCAGCCTGTATGGTATCAGTTCATCTGCCTGACAAACAGCAGCTTGAGCAGTCCGAAGCTTATTCCGGGCGGTATCATAATGTTTGACAGCAGCGGTGAACGCCTCGACCCGCAGGAAAATGCAGATTTGATTGCAGAAGAAATCGAGAATATGAAAGGTGAAGCTGCGTTTGCAGACGAAGGCGACCAAGGCGGCACTGTTACTTGGACAGTCCCGATAGGGCCTACCGGAACTACGAGTCGCTGGAAAGTAATTTGCGGCGATGCTGAAGGCAATACCTACACTCTCGACGAACAGGAACAGATAGTGATTATCAGAAGCTTCGGCATAGAGCTCAACCTTGATGATGTTGAGAGGGATCAGCTGGTGATAAATCCAGACGACCAAGAAGATGACAATGCTGACGATACTGATAACACCGACAATACCGACAACACAGATGATACAACAGGCGGAACCGACGAAGGCGGAACTGGTCTGTAA
- a CDS encoding type II secretion system protein codes for MKKKAFTLIELLVVISIIALLMAVLMPALGRAREQAKSTVCQTRLKQWGVIWNVYTDKYGGRFPSAENVQDRYGIGWLRGAWIVPLRYEWETNTDILRCPEAEEPAPNENPNDPSYNGVRHAYWMGDPGNIEDEEDLDEKEYASYGMNCWAFDDSEDVQQRPAEYHWRAISRVSRANTVPLFADAIWRGGGPHYEAGETAIQPSPQNGQFMNYKNEMSHFTVRRHPKGTNLLFMDGSVGKLPIKELYHQKWHRMFDLHGRYSEEDTEVDWPEWIEDTTN; via the coding sequence ATGAAAAAGAAGGCTTTTACACTAATTGAATTACTTGTGGTAATTTCTATTATCGCTCTTCTCATGGCGGTTCTTATGCCGGCTCTGGGCAGAGCCAGAGAACAGGCCAAGTCCACGGTCTGCCAGACTCGTCTGAAGCAGTGGGGCGTTATATGGAACGTTTACACTGATAAATACGGCGGCAGATTTCCAAGTGCGGAGAATGTTCAAGACAGATATGGAATCGGCTGGCTCAGGGGTGCTTGGATAGTTCCTCTTCGCTACGAATGGGAAACTAATACCGATATCCTCAGATGCCCTGAAGCTGAAGAACCAGCTCCAAACGAGAATCCTAACGATCCAAGTTATAACGGGGTCAGGCATGCATACTGGATGGGAGATCCGGGTAATATTGAAGACGAGGAAGATCTTGACGAGAAGGAATATGCCAGCTACGGTATGAACTGCTGGGCCTTTGATGATTCAGAAGACGTTCAGCAAAGACCAGCTGAGTACCACTGGAGAGCTATAAGCAGAGTAAGCAGGGCAAATACAGTGCCGCTTTTTGCAGATGCAATATGGCGTGGCGGCGGTCCTCACTATGAAGCAGGCGAAACCGCAATTCAGCCCTCCCCACAGAACGGGCAGTTTATGAACTATAAAAATGAGATGTCCCACTTCACTGTAAGAAGGCACCCGAAAGGAACGAATCTGCTGTTTATGGACGGCTCTGTAGGCAAACTGCCTATCAAAGAGCTTTACCATCAGAAATGGCACAGAATGTTTGACCTTCACGGCCGCTACTCAGAAGAGGATACTGAAGTTGACTGGCCAGAATGGATTGAAGATACTACAAACTAA
- the tsaB gene encoding tRNA (adenosine(37)-N6)-threonylcarbamoyltransferase complex dimerization subunit type 1 TsaB yields MAEIILCIDTSGRAGSAAICTGRKILGEKFFSGQMKHAAELLPSIQNILEEGNISVNEITHLAVTQGPGSYTGLRIGITAAKMIALAGRAKLIGLSSMDATRENCERYIEQSGEKFDRIVPVLDAKRGQFFSSMYEFEDGRWEKKIEDSLFKPKQIIEMAGDKKIRTALLGEGLKYYSKKFEAEGNFILTQDFWNIRASSLCRLAWPEIEKQNFQDPSSFAPKYLRRSDAEENRAPA; encoded by the coding sequence ATGGCTGAAATAATTCTGTGTATAGACACATCGGGCAGGGCTGGTTCAGCGGCAATCTGCACAGGCAGAAAGATATTGGGCGAAAAATTTTTTTCCGGCCAGATGAAGCATGCTGCCGAACTTCTGCCTTCAATTCAAAACATACTCGAAGAAGGGAACATCTCAGTAAATGAAATTACCCATTTGGCCGTAACGCAAGGCCCAGGAAGCTACACCGGCCTTAGAATCGGCATCACCGCTGCGAAAATGATTGCTCTTGCAGGCAGGGCTAAACTGATCGGACTGAGCAGTATGGACGCCACCCGAGAAAACTGCGAGAGATACATTGAGCAAAGCGGAGAAAAATTCGACCGCATAGTTCCTGTGCTGGATGCAAAGAGGGGGCAGTTTTTCTCATCAATGTATGAGTTTGAGGATGGACGCTGGGAGAAGAAAATTGAAGACTCTCTTTTCAAGCCCAAACAGATAATAGAAATGGCCGGCGATAAGAAAATCAGGACCGCCCTTCTGGGCGAAGGGCTGAAATACTATTCGAAAAAGTTTGAAGCTGAGGGAAATTTTATTCTTACGCAAGATTTCTGGAATATAAGAGCCTCCTCGCTCTGCAGGCTTGCATGGCCGGAAATCGAAAAGCAAAACTTCCAAGACCCTTCCAGCTTTGCTCCAAAATATTTGCGCCGCTCTGATGCAGAAGAAAACCGTGCCCCTGCTTAG